Part of the Luteitalea sp. genome, TCAGGCGCGGGAAGTCATGGCATGTCCGACAGAAACCAGTACGTGCTGCAGAGACGGGAGGCCGGGCTCCTCACCGTGCCGATGCCTTCGCCGCAAGCGTTGGCCGAGCTGGCTCGGCAAGTCTTGTTCAACAACGGCGTCAAAGGAACAGCACGATGGCGTTTTCTAAGCAGGAACCCGAAAGCGTCTTGTCGGATAACCGTAAGTTCAGGAATCGCAGCCGGGCGGCCAGCGCTTCTCGGGGAAGCTCGGCAGGTATTCCTGCACGGGGGCGTCGAGGTCGAGGAGCCCCTGCTGATGCCGCAGGCCCACCGCGGCCGCGGTCATGGGCTTGGACACGCCGCCAATTCGAAAGGGCATTCGTGGCGTGATCGGTACGCGCTCCTGGAGATCCGCCCACCCAAGCGCCTCGGCCCACGCGAGCTCACCGTCGACCGCCACCGCGA contains:
- a CDS encoding serine hydrolase — its product is AVAVDGELAWAEALGWADLQERVPITPRMPFRIGGVSKPMTAAAVGLRHQQGLLDLDAPVQEYLPSFPEKRWPPGCDS